One window from the genome of Gimesia aquarii encodes:
- a CDS encoding sulfatase family protein: MRIQRTFFSFVCLIVFCQQALLGAESKSKPNFIVIFADDLGYGDLECYGHPRFKTPNLNQMAAEGARLTQFNVPVPYCAPSRATLLTGRYPWRHGVWFNPAPDGGRFRSGVGIAKSELLLSELLKENGYATICVGKWHLGHDPQFYPTRHGFDDYLGILYSNDMRPVNLFQGEKVVEYPVIQANLTKRYTNRALKFIRKNQKQPFFLYLPHAMPHKPLAASEAFYKKSGAGLYGDVIAELDWSVGEIFKALKELNLDENTFVIFTSDNGPWYGGHTAGLSGMKSTSWEGGLRVPMIARWPGKIPPQQVIDTVCGSIDIFPTILKQANIKLPTDRIIDGKDLFPVLTEKADSPHTALYSMKGNALFTIRSGPWKLHVKQSPRRALKTQSKDWIDPRGPDGVTIIAPYEQAMPNQFPGLVSGDQPASMMLFNLKDDSAEQHNVAKQNPQVVARLKKLYDEMHAQVPDQIRNFNKQPQKKSLRQKK; encoded by the coding sequence GCCTGATTGTGTTTTGTCAACAGGCTCTGCTTGGCGCTGAATCAAAGTCAAAACCGAACTTCATTGTTATTTTTGCGGACGACCTGGGATATGGTGATCTGGAATGCTATGGTCACCCGCGGTTTAAAACTCCCAACCTGAATCAGATGGCGGCTGAAGGAGCACGCTTAACGCAGTTCAATGTGCCTGTTCCCTATTGTGCGCCATCGCGGGCAACACTGCTGACAGGTCGTTATCCCTGGCGGCATGGTGTTTGGTTTAACCCGGCGCCTGATGGAGGACGGTTTCGGAGTGGAGTCGGAATTGCCAAAAGTGAGCTTTTGCTGAGCGAGTTGTTGAAAGAGAATGGCTATGCCACGATCTGTGTAGGCAAATGGCACTTGGGACATGATCCACAATTTTATCCCACGCGACATGGATTCGATGACTACCTCGGTATTCTCTACTCAAATGACATGCGCCCTGTTAATTTATTTCAAGGCGAAAAAGTGGTTGAATATCCGGTGATTCAAGCCAACCTGACGAAACGTTATACAAACCGTGCCCTTAAATTTATTCGTAAAAACCAGAAACAACCTTTCTTTCTTTATCTACCACACGCCATGCCCCATAAGCCTCTTGCAGCGTCAGAAGCGTTCTATAAAAAGAGTGGGGCAGGTCTGTATGGAGACGTCATCGCCGAACTGGACTGGAGCGTAGGAGAGATTTTCAAAGCTCTCAAAGAATTGAATCTCGATGAGAACACATTCGTAATTTTTACATCAGACAATGGTCCCTGGTATGGTGGTCATACAGCAGGTCTCTCTGGAATGAAATCAACAAGTTGGGAAGGGGGGCTACGCGTACCGATGATTGCGCGCTGGCCAGGCAAAATTCCTCCTCAACAAGTCATTGACACTGTATGTGGATCGATTGACATCTTTCCCACTATCTTGAAACAGGCAAATATAAAACTACCAACGGACCGAATTATTGACGGAAAAGATTTGTTTCCTGTACTAACAGAGAAAGCAGATTCTCCTCACACTGCGTTGTACTCCATGAAGGGAAACGCTTTATTTACCATTCGCAGTGGCCCGTGGAAACTACATGTCAAACAATCACCACGTCGGGCACTCAAAACTCAAAGTAAAGACTGGATTGATCCACGGGGTCCTGATGGGGTCACAATTATTGCCCCTTATGAACAAGCCATGCCCAACCAATTCCCAGGACTGGTGAGTGGCGATCAGCCAGCGTCGATGATGTTGTTCAATCTCAAAGACGATTCCGCTGAACAACACAATGTAGCAAAGCAAAATCCGCAAGTCGTAGCTCGACTAAAAAAACTGTATGACGAAATGCACGCGCAGGTTCCCGATCAAATTCGTAATTTCAATAAGCAACCACAGAAGAAATCCTTACGTCAGAAAAAGTAA